A single window of Chitinophaga sp. XS-30 DNA harbors:
- a CDS encoding NAD(P)/FAD-dependent oxidoreductase produces MNRKTFIRAAGTLMLPIPLFGKIHKETAMFDTAIIGGASAGLAAALTLGRSARKTVVFDTGAPRNRPAAHAHNFFTRDGAPPSEILAIGREQLKPYPSVQLMQEEVISAEKNGAHFQLKTASGKQFSARSIILATGVKDILPDIEGVAALWGNRVIHCPYCHGWEMKDQPVAIIANGEDAAHLAALVRNLNRDVVILTNGKSTIEEKMPVPVIEKTIQKMEEDNDRMKITFSDGSSIYKGAAYLKVARVDFRNALAQQLGCELQEGGAVKVDNMFKTTVPGVFAAGDLSQPGLHQVSIAAAGGHTAAAVCNRMLSMEDFAKL; encoded by the coding sequence ATGAACAGGAAAACATTTATCCGCGCGGCGGGTACGCTCATGCTGCCGATACCGCTGTTCGGAAAAATTCATAAAGAAACTGCTATGTTTGATACTGCCATTATCGGCGGCGCCTCCGCAGGCCTCGCCGCCGCGCTCACACTAGGCCGCTCCGCCCGGAAAACCGTTGTATTCGATACCGGCGCTCCCCGTAACAGGCCGGCCGCGCATGCCCATAACTTCTTTACGCGGGACGGTGCTCCGCCATCGGAGATTCTGGCTATCGGCAGGGAACAACTAAAACCCTACCCCTCCGTGCAGCTGATGCAGGAGGAAGTCATCTCCGCCGAAAAGAATGGTGCTCATTTTCAACTGAAAACCGCATCCGGCAAACAGTTCAGCGCCCGCAGCATCATCCTGGCAACAGGCGTGAAAGATATCCTGCCGGATATTGAAGGCGTAGCAGCGCTCTGGGGCAACCGGGTCATTCACTGCCCGTACTGCCACGGCTGGGAAATGAAGGACCAGCCTGTAGCCATTATCGCCAACGGGGAAGATGCTGCTCACCTGGCGGCACTGGTGCGCAATCTGAACAGAGACGTGGTTATCCTCACCAATGGAAAAAGCACGATCGAAGAAAAAATGCCGGTGCCGGTGATAGAAAAGACCATCCAAAAAATGGAGGAAGATAATGATCGGATGAAGATCACCTTCTCCGACGGCAGTTCCATTTACAAAGGCGCGGCTTATCTGAAAGTGGCCCGCGTGGACTTCCGCAATGCCCTCGCTCAGCAGCTGGGCTGCGAACTGCAGGAAGGCGGGGCGGTAAAAGTAGATAACATGTTCAAGACCACCGTGCCGGGCGTGTTCGCGGCTGGAGACCTGTCCCAACCCGGCCTTCACCAGGTATCCATAGCCGCGGCCGGCGGGCACACAGCTGCAGCGGTCTGCAACAGGATGCTGAGTATGGAGGATTTTGCGAAGTTGTAA